DNA from Borreliella garinii:
CATCAGAAACTCTATAGCTTTTCCTTATACTTGAATCATCTAAGCTGTTTTCTCTCAATTCTACTTTAGAATGACTGGAAAAATCGGGTGCAGAAATCCTTTTAACTTCATAAGAAGATATTAATTTATTTTTAACTAGATTTCTCAATTCAAGCTTTATTAAAGCTAAATACTTGCTACGAAATAAATCAACTGTAAGCTTAAAGTTAAGTTTATTTATTATTAATTTAACCTTTTCTTTACTTTGCTCAAGACATCCAAAATTTGGAAACATTTCATTTTGTGCAATAAATACAACAGGAAGAGATATATTATTAAGAACATTATTCAAAGAATTCCCAAAATTAGATCTCGCCGTATTCTCGTCAATAATAACTAAATCTGGAAATTTTTGCAAAAACACATTAATAAGGTTTAAAGAATTAAAGCCAGCATTTAATATCTCAACATCATTATCTTTAGAAAAAGCTCTAATAAAAACCTGCTTTATAAGACCTTGAATATCAATTACTAATATCTTCATTATTATATTTTAATATTTTTAACCTTTAAAACCAAAAATCTGTATTTTCGTTTTTTTTATCTTATAAGCTTAGTTATTGCATCTATGTCAACAACCAAAGCCAAACTTCCATCACCAAGTATAGTGGCTCCAGAAACCCCTTCCACTCGAGAATAAATTTTACCCAAAGCTTTTATAACGGTTTGATGTTGCCCTAAAACTTCGTCAACCACAATACCCATTTTCCCGCTATTTGTATTCACAACAACAACTTGCTCACTAATGCTCTTCTCGCTAGAAACCTGAAAAAACTCTCTAAGCCGAATAAAACTAATCATACTACCCCTATAATTCATTACATTGCTTTTAGTCTCAACCCCATCCATTTGAGAAATTAAATTATTAGATTCTAAACAAGACTCAACATTAGAAAGGGGAACAATAAAGTGCTCATCTTTTACCCTGACAAGCCAACCCTCAATAATAGCCAAGGTCAATGGAAAAATTAATTTAGTTCTAGTATATTTGCCAAGCTCGCTTTCAAGTACAACATGTCCTCTTAAAGATTCAACCTGCTTCTTAACAACATCCATACCAATCCCACGACCTGATATATCAGTAACGGAACTTGCGGTTGAAAATCCAGGCTCAAAAATCAAATTATAAATATCAATATTGGATAAAGTTTTGGCAGCTGAGTCAGAAATTATATTGCGCTCTATGGCCTTTTTAAGTATTTTATTCTTATCAAGACCTCTTCCATCATCCTCAATAATAACAATAACAGAATCCCCAGCTTGACAAGCTGAAAGCTTAATAATTCCTTTAGGATCTTTGCCTAACCTTTCTCTCTCTTCAGGCGATTCAATTCCATGATCTATTGAGTTTCGAATTAAATGAACCAAAGGTTCATTAAGCTTTTCAATAATACTTTTATCAAGAACAGTATCGCCCCCAGAAGCATGATAAAGAATTGACTTACCAAGACTAGTAGATAAATCTTTTACTATCCTTTGAAATTTTACAAACAAAATCTCAATAGGAACTGTTCTAAGCCCTGTTGTATAATCCCTAAGCTCATTAATCAGTAAAGAAAATTCTGCTGATATTGAATTTAAAATATTACTATTTCTGTTTTCGGCCTCTTTTGAAAGCTTTGACTGTATTGTAACAAGCTCTCCAACAAGATTTACCAAATGGTCAAGCTTTTTAGAATCTACTTTAATACTAGCAATATTAACCTTGCTTCTAGCAGTATCATCTTGAACATTGGATCTGTTTTTGTCTCCATTTGAAAAAGATTTTCCAATAAATGCCGATTTTTTAAATGCAGAATTAGCAGAATCTTTGATACTTCTATCCAAGCTCGATAAATTAAAATTTTTAAGTCCTAAATTATCGCCTTTATCTGTCTCTAAACATTTATCTAATTCTTGAATATCAATTTTCGATTGAGAATCTAAAAATATAAAAATATCTGCAATACTCTCTCTGTTCTCTTCTGTATCTAACCTTATCTCCCAATCAACATAAACATTGTCAGGAGAAATAAGCTCTAAATCTGGAATGTTATCTACTTTGGCTCTAACATGGCCACTTCCCAAATCAATTAACTTGTTCAATAGATTTATAGGCTTGTGCCCATGAAACAAAATACCCTTAGCAGGAGAAAAAAGAATTTTATAACTCTTAAATTCAGATCGTAAAGCCTCATCATCAAATTTATTGTCTGAATTTACTTTCAAACACTCTTCTAAAACAGAACTATTGTCGGGTTTTGAAAAATCATTTTCTAAAGCTTCTTGAAAAGCCTCTTTAACATTAGGGGCCTCAAGAACTCTTTTAATTTCATCTACCAAAAACTGTTTACGCTTATCAAAGTCAATCTCAGAAATTTCTTCATCACCTTCAATAAGCTCCCTAATAAAATCAACTGACATTAAGGTAGCATCAATAGCGGCTTGATTAAAAGCAGCCCGACCATCTTTTATAACATCAAGAACCGTTTCTATTTCATGGACAAGCGATGCTGTAAAATTAAAACCAAACATACCAGAACTTCCCTTTATGGTATGTAAATTTCTAAAAATAGAATTAATAATCTCTTGATCTGAACCTGCCTCAAGATTAAGAAGTGCTTGCTCAATATCTGAAATATTTTCTATTGATTCTTCCTTAAAGGAATTCTTAAATTTATCAATCACATCACTACTATCCATAAGCTTTCCTTAAATTTAAAATCCAACCAAATTAGCTCCCAAATCAAAGCTATCAACATCTTCAATATCTATTAAAAACCCGCCATATATTAATGAACTTAAAACTTCATCGGATGGATACTCAATTTTTACAAATAAATTTTTATTCTTAGCATATTTATTAGATGCATACAAAATTTGTATAAAAGTAATATCTATTTTTTCAACATTCGAAAGATCAATAGTAAGAGTATCCCCTTCTTTCATTTTTTTAAAAATATGCAACAAATCTTCTTTTACCTTAAAAATACTATTTACTACAAGCTCTCCTTCAGGCCTATAAATCATGACTAAAACTCCTATTGCTGCTGATGCTCGGGATCATATATTGTTGTATTTCTAAATCTAGAAAGCTCTCTAACGTCAAATAAATTTTCTACATCTAAAATAATAATAAACTTATTATTACTCTTGCCAATTCCTGAAATAAACTTTGAATTAAATCCTGATCCAATCTTAGGAGCGTCATCAATACTAAATGGATCTAATTCAAGAACTTCATTGACATAATCTACTAAAATTCCAAGATTAAATTCATCTCCCTCGTAAACTAAAGTCAATATAATAATATTTGAAATATTAACTCCCTTATTTCTCTTTTTCTCATCCTCATCAACAACACGATCACCCATTCCAAATTGCTTTCGAATATCAATTATTGGAACGATCTTGCCTCTATTATTTATTATTCCTGCCATGTAACTGGGAGTTCTTGGGATTTTTGATATCTTCGTATATTCCAAAACCTCAACAACATATTTAATCTCAATAGCATAAAGCTCGTCCAAACTAAATAAAAGATACTGACTTAAAGAATCTTGCATATCTGAATCCATGCCCATAAACGCCCCTTTAAATACAATTAAAATCTCAAATAGAATATTAATATCAAGATTAATATTACTTCATATATTAATAAATACAAATTAAAAGTTAATAAAATTTAATTTCTAATAAACAATAAAAGACATAATTTAGCAGAATTCTATCTTATAATTTAGATATAAAGTTGTAGTTTAATTTATATTTCGCATAAAAAAGTTAACAATGCAAAGTAAAAACAAAATAATCAAATTATTAATAATAATTATATTATTATTCAATGTTGAGAATATTTTCACAAACGAAAAATCTAAAAACAGCTCAACTAGTTCAAAAGTTGACAGCTTACAAACAAAAACTAAAATAAAATTTGGCTTTATTCTGCCTTATCCTACTGCAATAGAATTTAGCATCAATAACTTTAATATTGGAATAGGAGTAACAATACTAAGCGTCTCAGAATTTTTTCCAAAATCACCAGTAGCATTGCTATTTAAAACATATTTTGACTATATGTTCTTAAATTTAAGAATTAAAAATTCAAATTTTATCTTTTTTCTAGGATCTGGCCTATTTTTTGAAATAGGCAAAATTACAAACTCAAATTTAACAAATGTTTTTTCTGGGATTACCTATAAAATCGGAATGGGTTTGCCCTTAGGAATAACATATGAAGCTTATTATGACGTTATTGAAATTATAATAAAAACAACACCATCAATTTTTATTGGCCAATTACCTAACGGAAATTTAATGTTCCCAATAAAAGGAAATTTCTCTATCGGAATAAAATGCTCTTTTAAGATATAGTTTCCACTCTTTAGATAAAAAAAATTATTGAACTAAAATTATTTAAAGGCCAAAATATTGCGCTTAGGAGATGACAAAACAATGAGAACAAAAATAATTATTGTGTTAATTATTATTTTATTAGCCCCAAGCTTAGGATTTGCTAATTCAAAAGCATCTGCAAGGGGTAAATTTGGAGCAGGAATTATCCTCCCACTACCAATTGCTTTACATATTAATATGGGGAACTTTGATCTTGACATTGGTCTTTACAGTGGAGTAAATAATTTATTTTCAGATTGGAAAACACTGTTTATCGCATTGGACTATATTTTCTACATATATACATTCCCAGGAGCTGCTAATATTTTGGATTTTTCAGTTGGAGCTGGGGGGTATGGAACAATATGGTTTTCAAGATTTGGCGGCAGTAAATCGGGCTCTGGACCAATGAGCATTGGAGCAAGATTGCCTTTGGCTTTCAATCTTGCAGTATTTAGAAAAAAATTTGACATATTTTTACGAATAGCACCGGGGCTTGGAATGAACATTTGGAGCGCTGGCATTGGATTTAGATGGGAAGTATTCGCAGGATTGGGACTAAGATTCTGGTTTACTTAATAATACAATTATTCTTTTTAAAAGAATAATTGTTAAAAAATCAAATCATTCCAAAAAACTTAAACACAAAATTTAAATATCCAAAGAATTATTTTTATTGTTTTAAAATTCAAAAATAAAATATAATAATAAGATAAAATTTGGGAGACAATGTTGAAAAAAATCTTCATATTACTCATTATGATTGCAAATATATCTATAAATAGTTTTGCAAAAGATTCGTATTTAAATAGAGGTATTGGCTTTGGAGCAAGCATTGGAAATCCAATTATTAACTTAATAATGTCATTTCCTTTCATTGACTTTGAAATAGGCTATGGTGGTAGCAATGGAATAAATTTATCGGGCCTTAAGCTTGAATCAAAACTTTATGATTTTAATTTATTAGCAATAGCAGCACTTGATTTCATTTTTACAATACCTTTGATAAAAAAATTAAATTTAGGAGTTGGAATAGGAGGAAATCTAAGTCTATCGTCTCACACATCTAAATTAATAAACATAGAATTAGGATTTGGAATAAGAATTCCACTGGTTATTTTTTACGACATTACAGAAAATTTAGAAATAGGCATAAAGATAGCACCTTCAATAGAATTCATCTCAAATACAAGATCCCTTGCACACCACAGAACCTATTCAGGCATAAAACCAAACCTTGCTGGGGGAATATCCGCTAAGTACTATATCTAAATCCACATAGTGATTCATTAAATTTATTGCCAAGTACTATGAAAAAATTCACCTCGTTTTGAGTCTAATCTTTCAAAAGAATGGGCACCAAAAAAGTCTCTTTGCGCTTGAATTAGATTAGAAGGCAAATAATTAGTGGAATAAGAATCTAAAAATGAAAGACTGGCATAAAATGCCGGTAAAGGAATCCCAATTTCACTAGCCTTTGAAACTATTCTTCTCAAAGATTTGTGATTATTTTTTAATAAATCCAAAAAATAATCATCAAAAAGCAAATTAATAAGATGAGGATTTTTATCATAAGCTAATTTAATTTTGTCTAAAAAACTGCTACGAATAATACAACCTTCTCTCCAAACCAAAGAAATTTTACCCAAATTTAAATCCCAACTATAATTTACAGATGCGGTCTTAAGCATCATAAAACCTTGGGCATAAGCTACTATTTTTGAAACTAAAAGAGCATAATAAAGATCTAAAATCCAATCGCTAAGCTCAAACTCAAAAGAAGTGGTATCCATCTTAAGCAAATCACTAGCAATAATTCTTTCGTGTTTTAGCCCCGACATAAATCTTGAAAAAACAGATTCAAGAATTAAATTTACAGGCATACCAGATTCAAGAGCATCAATAGATGTCCAAACACCAGTACCTTTTTGATTTGCAACATCTAAAATCTTATCAACTAAATATTCATTATTTTCTTTATACCTAAGAATCTTAGAAGTTATTTCTAGCAAATACCCTGAAAGATCGCCTTCATTCCATTTTTCAAAAACTTCAGAAATTTTTGAATTATCTAAATTGAAAGCTTTTTTCATGAAGAAATAAACCTCGCTAATAAGCTGCATATCAGCGTATTCAACCCCATTATGTATCATTTTAACATAGTGTCCAGAACCATTCTCTCCAATATAAGTCGAGCAAATATCGTTGCTTTTGGTTTTAGCTGCAATTTTATTTAACATAGGCTCAAGAATTTCATAAGCTGATTTACTGCCTCCATACATTAGCGCAGGACCAAATCTTGCGCCCCTCTCTCCTCCAGAAATTCCAAGCCCTACAAAATAAATGTCCTTGGCAAACAATTCTTTTTCTATTCTCATTGTATTCTTATAATGAGAATTCCCACCATCAATAATTATGTCCGATTTATTCAAAAGGGGTAAAATTTGTTCAACAACCTTTTCTACAGCTAGACTTGTCACCATTAAAATAATTTTTCTTGGGGATTTTAAGCTTTTAACAAAAGATTCAACATCTTTAAAGCCATTTATCTTTTTATGAGAATTTTGTTTAACAAAAATTTCAGTTTTTTCACTATCTCTATTGTAAACAGAAACATTAAAACCGTTATCAGCAATATTTAGAGCTAAATTGCCGCCCATAACACCAAGACCATAAATTCCTACATCCATTGCATTCTCCTTGATTCTAATTTTCTATTTTAAACAAATTGCTTTATTTATTATTTTTAGATTATGTTATATTATAAAAAAAGTAAAGATTAAATTGAAAAGGAAAATTTACATGAAAAAACAATTTGATACAGAAGTAAATGATTTGCTCTATTTAATCATTCACTCTCTTTACTCCCATAAGGAAATATTCTTAAGAGAATTGATATCAAATGCATCTGATGCCATTGATAAACTCAAGTTTTTAAGCTTGACAAATGAAAAATTCAAAAACATCGCCCTAGAACCAAAAATAGAAATAACATTTGATGATAAAAGTATCCTAATTAAGGATAATGGAATCGGAATGAATGAACAAGATTTAACTAATCATCTTGGTGTAATTGCAAAATCAGGAACTAAAGAATTCATTAACAATTTAAAACAAGATGAAAAAAAATCTGCAAGTCTAATTGGCCAATTTGGAGTTGGATTTTACAGTGCATTCATAGTATCAGAAAAAGTAGAAGTTACATCAAAAAAAGCACTAGAAAGCGATGCTTATATTTGGTCCAGTGATGGTAAAACAGGATATGAAATAGAAAAAGCAAAAAAAGAAGAGCCAGGCACAGAAATAAAGCTTTATCTCAATAAAGAAGGGCTTGAATATGCCAATAAATGGAAAATTCAAGAAATTATTAAAAAATATTCCAATCACATAAATTATCCCATTTATATAAAATACAGTGAACCTATAATGAAGGACGGGAAACAAGAGGGAATAGAAGAAAAAGAAGAAAAATTAAATGAAACCACTGCTCTTTGGACAAAAAATAAAAGCGAAATTAAAGCAGAAGAATACAATGAATTTTATAAAAATACAACCTTTGATTATGAAAATCCATTGATGCATATTCATACAAAAGCTGAAGGAAATTTAGAATATACTAATTTATTTTATATCCCAAGTAAAGCTCCTTATGATTTATATTATCCAAATACCAAACCTGGAGTAAAGCTATTTATAAATAGGATCTTTATTACAGACTCTGAAGGTAGTTTGCTTCCAAACTATCTAAGGTTTATAAAAGGAATTATAGACTGCCAAGATTTACCGCTCAATGTAAGTAGGGAAATTTTACAACAAAATAAAATTTTGTCTAAAATAAAATCATCTTCTGTAAAAAAAATACTAAGCGAACTTGAAAAGCTAAGCAAAAAAAATCCTGAAAAATTTTCAGAGTTTTCTAAAGAATTTGGGAGATGTATTAAAGAAGGTGTTTATTCTGACTTTGAAAACAGAGAAAAGCTTATCTCATTAATAAGATTTAAATCTTCAAGCGTAGATGGATTTGTTTCTTTTAAAGAGTATAAAGAAAGAATGAACGAAAGCCAAAAAAGCATTTACTATATAACAGGTGGTAAAGAAAATATATTAAAAGAAAATCCAATAGTAAACGCTTATAAAGAAAAAGGATTTGAAATCCTAATCATGGACGATGAACTTGATGAGGCTATTTTAAATCTAATTCCAGAATACGAAGGATTAAAACTAAAAGCAATAAACAAAAATGAAACTAGCAATGAATTAAAAGATGAAAATTTCAAAAAAATTGAAGAAGAGTTCAAAGATATACTTACAAAAGTAAAAGAAATCCTTAAAGACCACATAAAAGAAGTTAATCTTTCGGCAACATTGATAAAAGAACCTTCGGCAATAATAGTTGACAGCAATGATCCAACTTACCAAATGCAAAAAATCATGCTATCAATGGGACAAGAAGTAAAAGAAATTAAACCAATACTTGAACTAAACCCTAATAATAGAATAGTCCAAAATTTAAAAAATTTAGAGTCTGAAAAATTAGAAAAAATAAGCATTCTCCTATTTGAGGAGGCTCTGCTAACTTCAGGAATGCCTAGCAAAAATCCAGGAAAATTCATAAACATAATAAACGAATTTCTAGAAAAAGGGTTGTTATGATTTTAAAAAAAAGAGAGAGTTTTAAACTCTCTCTTTTTTTATTACTTTCTAACTCGCAATACTAAATCTTTACCTGCTGTAACAGGCTTTGTTTGAGATATTTTATGTCTAATTTCTTCTGTTAACACAGTTGACGACGACAAAATATATTCGGACTCATTTTCAAGCCTTCCAAAAGAATATTCTATGCTTGAAACTTCATCAGAATTTGCAATAACAACTGGAGTAATAACGGATTCTGAATGCTCTTTTAAATATTCAAGATCAAGTCTAATAATAACTTCACCTTGTTTAACATTAATGCCCTCCTCGGCAACTCTTGTAAAACCCTTGCCATTTAAATTAAGAGTATTAATTCCAAAATGAACAAAAATTTCAACACCCTCTTTGGTTTCAAGGCTAAAGGCATGATTAGTTTTAAAAATTTTACCTATTTTCCCATCACAAGGCGCTAGCAACTCATTACTTGTTGGAAGAATTGCAATTCCATCACCCACTATTTTTTCAGCAAACGCTTCATCGGGAACCTTATCAATTGACATAACTTTTCCACTAATCGGCGCAATCAAATCCAATGTAGCGGTTTTTTTAAAAAAATCTAAAAAACCCATAACTAATCTCCTATAAATTTATCAAAATAACTTAAAGTCTCTTGCTCAGAATCGCTATTTAAAACCTTATTTGCCAATTCTTCTAATTCCACTATTGTATACTTTTTAAGCAAATATTTAATTCTAAGTGTAGCACTAGGAATCATGCTTAAAGACCTAAATCCAAGACCTACAAGAAGTAATGCTCCAGCGTCATCTCCCCCAAGCTCGCCACAAACAGACACATCAATTCCAGAACTAATTCCATCATCAAGAACCTTTTTGATTAATTTCAACACAGCAGGATTATACTTGTCATATAAATTTGATATTTTTTGATTGCCACGATCAACAGCTAAAACATATTGGGTTAAATCATTAGTCCCTATGCTAAAAAATTTCAATTTATTGGCAAGTTTAGAGGAAATTAAAGCCGCAGAAGGAACTTCTATCATACAGCCCACTTCCAAGTTTTCATCAAAAGGCAAACCTCTAGACTTTAAGCTAATTTTTGCATTATTCACAAAATATTCGATCGTTTCAATCTCTTCATATCTAGTAAGCATAGGCACCATTACCCTTATTTTCCCATAATGACTGGCCCTGAAAATAGCATTAAACTGTGCTTGGATCAATTCCTCATATTCCTTATACATCCTAAGTGCTCTAAAGCCTAAAAAGGGATTCTCCTCTTTCTCAAAATTAAGATAGGGAATTTCCTTATCTCCACCAACATCAAGAGTACGAATCGTAACAATCCCCTTTTTTTCCATTGTATCTACAACTCTCTTATAAGTTTCAAACTGCTCATCTTCTGTTGGGGGTTGTAAAGATTTCATATATAAGAATTCTGTTCTAAAAAGACCTATTCCCTCAACACCATATTTATTAACATAGGCAATATCAACAGGTGTTCCAATATTTGCCTTTAAAAATACTTTTACACCATCTTTTGTTTCAGCATCTTTATCTTTTAAAGAAAAAAGCTCTTTTTCCATCTCTACTTGGCGCAAAATCTTACCCCTATAAAGATCAAGCTCATCAGAAGAAGGATTTTTAATAACAATAGAAGATATTGCATCAATGACTATTTTATCACCATCCTTTAACGCATCAATATCTAACAAAGTCATAACAAGCGCTGGAAGCCCCATTGTTCTTGCCAAAATAGCAGCATGAGAAGTTTCTCCTCCAACTGCAGTTAAAAACCCTTTAACATAATTTAAGTCAAATTGCATGGTATCAGATGGAGTTAATTCTTCGGTAACAAGAATAATATCTTTATTAATTTCAGAAAAATCGGTTACTTGACCCAAAATGATAGAAATTAATCTATTCCTAATATCCTTATAATCAGACGCCCTTTCTTTTAAATAAGGATCTTTATAGTCTTCCACGCTTTTAACCAAATTTTCAAACGCTAAATAAATAGAATAAGCAGCGCTATAATTTTCCTTTGTAATAAGCTCAATAACAAGCTCGGAAAGTTCATCGTCTTCAACGATCAAAACTTGACCTTCAAAAATACCTTTCTTGTCATCTCCAAATTGAAGCACAGCTTTTCTATCAAGGTCTTTAAGCGCTTCAATTGCTTTTAACTTAGCTTTATTGAATTTCGATATCTCGCTATCAACTTGAGAAAATTCGATTTTTTCCTTACTTACAATTTTATCAAAATTTTTCCTAATACAAAGAACTTCTCCAATGCCTATTCCTCTGGATATTCTTTTGCCCGATAAAGTCATAACTTAAATCCTTCTAAAATTCATTCTTTAAAAGATTCGATAAGCTCCGCAAGCTCTGAAGCAGCAATCTCCTCATCCTCACCCTCAGCACATATCAAAAGCTTTTTACCTGCTGATAATTCCAAAGTTTGAAGCCTGAATAAACTTTTCCCGCTAACAGACTTGCCATCGGACTCTATTGTTATCTCGCTAGAATATTCTTTAGCTTTTTTTACAAAAGTTGACGCAGGCCTAACATGTAAACCGTTTACAGCCTTAATAATTGCTTCTTTTTTTACCATAAGTACAGAAACCCCTCATTATGAATATTATTTTTTTTGATTAACTTTTTACATTATAATACATAAAAATAAATTATATATTCCCTTTATATAAGAAATATAGCATAATAAAGATAGTAATTAAACTTATTCGAAATATTAAAAATTAAAATTCATTAATATATCTAAATAAAAATTCTTTATTAGCTTTAAATTTCTCTCTCCTATATTAAAATTTTTAGAATCTCTTATGTTTTTATCCAACATTTTAAGAGAATTTTCTATCTCAGAAAATGAAAGTGGCAAAGATTTGTTTAAAAGTAAAATCTGAAAATCCTTTATGACAATCACCTTATCATCATAAAATATCTTTAACAAAAAATCATTTATAACGTCTCTTTTTATGTTTAAAAGAATGCATATAAAGATAATGTCCGCTTCTTCTAAAATATCAAAAGATAAGGTATTGAAAAATACTTTATGATAAAAGCTTCTGTTATATAGATTCATCATTGGAAATTTAAATTTAGTAACAAGAACAGTACTTCGGTTTGCAATATACTCAGCTCTATTTAAATTATAAGCACTAAAAACATAAGTTTTTTTGGTTAAAACATTTTTAAACTCAATTTGTGCATCAAGGCTTAATAATAAAGGATAAATATCAAAAATAGTGTTTTTATAATAAAACCCATTTGCAAGGTTAATACTATTTAAATATATTTTATCATTAAATTTCGAAATAAATTCATAAAAAAGACTTGGAATATTTTTCTTACCAATCTTAAGTATCTCGTTGTAAGTAACACAAGGCCCCATCTCAAGAAAATTACCCCTTAAAGATACCTTATTAAATTTTTCAAAATTACCAACAAGAAAAAAATTATCAATAGGCGTTTCCCTATTAAATAAATTAGGATTTTTTTTAAAATCTAGCTCATTATAAATGATATAATTATTTAAATTTTTGTTAAATAAATTAGATAGTATATTAAAATTTTCAGGATAATAAACCTTTACATTAACCATTTTTTCTATACAATTCTTCAGCTTTCAAATAGAGAGATAAAAAAGTATTAACATCTATACAATTACATTTTAATGAATTTCTATAGCCTAAAATATCTGATTTGCTTACAATCTTGTTTTCCAAAAAGTAATAAAACAACAAAATATTGGACTCAAAACAATTGCTGCAAAAATTAAAATCGTCTTCTAATAAAATATTTTGCATGTATTGATAAAAACTTGTTTTCTTAAGTCCTTCAAGAGTAACTACACTACGACCATTTAAAATAAAAGCAGGAATTAAATTAGAATAAACAAGTCTAAAATCCAATAAAATTAAAAAAAATCTATTATTAACAATATACTCTAAACTATTACTTTTGGCAAAAAAAATAGAATCCAAAAGACTTCTGGTGCCCAAAGAAAGACTAATCTTTTTTGAAATACTCTCTCCATTTAGATTGAAATTAATTAATATCAATTTTTACACTCCAACTATTTAAAATTTCTTCAAAATTAAGAGGCGTGCTGCTTGCATTAAAATCAAATATCTGAATCAAAGCAGTTCGAATGGCAGAAACAGAAACGATAAAAAAACTTCTAAAAGAAAAAACAAACTCACCATCTTCAATAAACTCT
Protein-coding regions in this window:
- a CDS encoding chemotaxis protein CheW, with translation MGMDSDMQDSLSQYLLFSLDELYAIEIKYVVEVLEYTKISKIPRTPSYMAGIINNRGKIVPIIDIRKQFGMGDRVVDEDEKKRNKGVNISNIIILTLVYEGDEFNLGILVDYVNEVLELDPFSIDDAPKIGSGFNSKFISGIGKSNNKFIIILDVENLFDVRELSRFRNTTIYDPEHQQQ
- a CDS encoding chemotaxis protein CheA; protein product: MDSSDVIDKFKNSFKEESIENISDIEQALLNLEAGSDQEIINSIFRNLHTIKGSSGMFGFNFTASLVHEIETVLDVIKDGRAAFNQAAIDATLMSVDFIRELIEGDEEISEIDFDKRKQFLVDEIKRVLEAPNVKEAFQEALENDFSKPDNSSVLEECLKVNSDNKFDDEALRSEFKSYKILFSPAKGILFHGHKPINLLNKLIDLGSGHVRAKVDNIPDLELISPDNVYVDWEIRLDTEENRESIADIFIFLDSQSKIDIQELDKCLETDKGDNLGLKNFNLSSLDRSIKDSANSAFKKSAFIGKSFSNGDKNRSNVQDDTARSKVNIASIKVDSKKLDHLVNLVGELVTIQSKLSKEAENRNSNILNSISAEFSLLINELRDYTTGLRTVPIEILFVKFQRIVKDLSTSLGKSILYHASGGDTVLDKSIIEKLNEPLVHLIRNSIDHGIESPEERERLGKDPKGIIKLSACQAGDSVIVIIEDDGRGLDKNKILKKAIERNIISDSAAKTLSNIDIYNLIFEPGFSTASSVTDISGRGIGMDVVKKQVESLRGHVVLESELGKYTRTKLIFPLTLAIIEGWLVRVKDEHFIVPLSNVESCLESNNLISQMDGVETKSNVMNYRGSMISFIRLREFFQVSSEKSISEQVVVVNTNSGKMGIVVDEVLGQHQTVIKALGKIYSRVEGVSGATILGDGSLALVVDIDAITKLIR
- a CDS encoding BAPKO_0422 family outer member beta-barrel protein; protein product: MQSKNKIIKLLIIIILLFNVENIFTNEKSKNSSTSSKVDSLQTKTKIKFGFILPYPTAIEFSINNFNIGIGVTILSVSEFFPKSPVALLFKTYFDYMFLNLRIKNSNFIFFLGSGLFFEIGKITNSNLTNVFSGITYKIGMGLPLGITYEAYYDVIEIIIKTTPSIFIGQLPNGNLMFPIKGNFSIGIKCSFKI
- a CDS encoding DUF3996 domain-containing protein, with protein sequence MKKIFILLIMIANISINSFAKDSYLNRGIGFGASIGNPIINLIMSFPFIDFEIGYGGSNGINLSGLKLESKLYDFNLLAIAALDFIFTIPLIKKLNLGVGIGGNLSLSSHTSKLINIELGFGIRIPLVIFYDITENLEIGIKIAPSIEFISNTRSLAHHRTYSGIKPNLAGGISAKYYI
- a CDS encoding DUF3996 domain-containing protein codes for the protein MRTKIIIVLIIILLAPSLGFANSKASARGKFGAGIILPLPIALHINMGNFDLDIGLYSGVNNLFSDWKTLFIALDYIFYIYTFPGAANILDFSVGAGGYGTIWFSRFGGSKSGSGPMSIGARLPLAFNLAVFRKKFDIFLRIAPGLGMNIWSAGIGFRWEVFAGLGLRFWFT
- a CDS encoding STAS domain-containing protein, encoding MIYRPEGELVVNSIFKVKEDLLHIFKKMKEGDTLTIDLSNVEKIDITFIQILYASNKYAKNKNLFVKIEYPSDEVLSSLIYGGFLIDIEDVDSFDLGANLVGF
- the gnd gene encoding decarboxylating NADP(+)-dependent phosphogluconate dehydrogenase — its product is MDVGIYGLGVMGGNLALNIADNGFNVSVYNRDSEKTEIFVKQNSHKKINGFKDVESFVKSLKSPRKIILMVTSLAVEKVVEQILPLLNKSDIIIDGGNSHYKNTMRIEKELFAKDIYFVGLGISGGERGARFGPALMYGGSKSAYEILEPMLNKIAAKTKSNDICSTYIGENGSGHYVKMIHNGVEYADMQLISEVYFFMKKAFNLDNSKISEVFEKWNEGDLSGYLLEITSKILRYKENNEYLVDKILDVANQKGTGVWTSIDALESGMPVNLILESVFSRFMSGLKHERIIASDLLKMDTTSFEFELSDWILDLYYALLVSKIVAYAQGFMMLKTASVNYSWDLNLGKISLVWREGCIIRSSFLDKIKLAYDKNPHLINLLFDDYFLDLLKNNHKSLRRIVSKASEIGIPLPAFYASLSFLDSYSTNYLPSNLIQAQRDFFGAHSFERLDSKRGEFFHSTWQ